A section of the Larus michahellis chromosome 1, bLarMic1.1, whole genome shotgun sequence genome encodes:
- the GPR156 gene encoding putative G-protein coupled receptor 156 — protein MEPGFNCSELCDGSSSFGSQEQHRRVLQELCTVSVTSSDRSGKSSPSFSAALLGVVWSFLTGGVLLALFFLVFTIRFRKNRIVKMSSPNLNIVTLLGSGLTYTSAYLFGIQEQSLPSGDSVEKLIQVRLCLLCVGTSLVFGPVLGKSWRLYKVFTQRVPDKRVIIKDLQLLAMVAALVLADAVLLLTWVFSDPVQCFRSLSISLRATEKGMTCSVSRVQSCASLYSELWLVLILGFKSILLLYGTYLAGLTDNVSSPPVNQSLTLIVGVNLVFLAAGTVCLVHRFFRTWHNLLFGFTSGGIFVCTTTINCFIFVPQLRQWKAFEEESQTVSHMAKYFTSPSRSCRSVYSEEQLYQLIGEKNSMKRLLTEKNAVIASLQEQVSSAKEKLMRLMSAEGGCDPQAPAAAPCTRRTGRRGDVPGDCCPPDPEQDGWQTPRLPGTSPLCGDAQELWKHETPEHMRPGKPVCSQNLLFDMGDSLECGTKDTQEHGMPSGQGQPPELLPDNDISAGLAWESSPKVSYVSSEKLREILQELSLDGKTYSPALSGGPPRASQGPHGEQGGTWGAQEGYPGFHTPLSPYLARRRRRIPLPATSTCVPGHMSPHAGRGVKEAGAWGHGELARISLGREGETAGGGLLHPPAPSPPAVPGEVCPQPEGWPGRPESKGASPCLPGEHRPRGALRGPTEPSLRSLYYYPDSDSSSSSSEEMFHGCHRPCCEVCFQSPHGSLGSSSTDTDTDTDTEPSRGMGHWTEHHSGLQPVVNFKEDLKPTFV, from the exons ATGGAGCCGGGATTCAACTGCTCTGAGCTCTGTGATGGCAGCTCCAGTTttggcagccaggagcagcatcggcgggtgctgcaggagctctgcacTGTCTCGGTG ACATCTTCTGACCGCAGTGGGAAGAGCTCCccgtccttctctgctgctctcctgggagttGTGTGGTCATTCCTGACTGGAGGAGTCCTGCTAGCGCTCTTCTTTCTTGTCTTCACAATTCGCTTCAGGAAAAACAG GATCGTGAAGATGTCCAGCCCCAATCTGAACATTGTGACCCTGCTGGGCAGTGGCTTGACTTACACTAGTGCTTACCTCTTTGGGATTCAGGAGCAGAGCCTGCCGTCCGGAGACTCGGTAGAAAAACTTATTCAG gtACGGCTCTGCCTGCTGTGCGTGGGGACCTCCCTGGTCTTCGGTCCCGTCCTGGGGAAAAGCTGGCGGCTCTACAAGGTGTTCACCCAGCGGGTGCCGGACAAGCGAGTG ATTATCAAAGACCTCCAGTTGCTGGCGATGGTGGCAGCGCTGGTGCTGGCGGACGCTGTGTTGCTCTTGACGTGGGTATTCTCTGATCCAGTCCAGTGTTTCCGAagcctcagcatctcactgcgg GCGACGGAGAAAGGCATGACCTGCTCGGTGAGCCGGGTGCAGTCCTGCGCATCTCTTTATTCTGAGCTTTGGCTCGTGCTCATTTTAGGGTTTAAG aGTATCCTCCTGCTGTATGGGACCTACTTGGCCGGTCTGACCGACAACGTCAGCTCCCCGCCAGTCAACCAGTCCTTGACGCTCATCGTGGGGGTCAACCTTGTTTTCCTGGCTGCTGGCACTGTCTGCTTAGTTCACCGTTTCTTCCGCACTTGGCACAACTTGCTGTTTGGTTTTACCTCTGGAGGCATCTTCGTGTGTACAACCACGATCAACTGCTTCATATTTGTCCCACAG ctcAGGCAGTGGAAAGCCTTTGAAGAAGAAAGCCAAACCGTGAGCCACATGGCAAAATATTTCACCAGCCCGAGCCGGAGCTGCCGCTCAGTGTACAGCGAGGAGCAGCTCTACCAGCTGATAGGGGAGAAAAACTCCATGAAGCGGCTGCTCACCGAG AAAAATGCCGTGATCGCAAGCCTGCAGGAGCAAGTGAGCAGTGCCAAGGAGAAGCTGATGAGGCTGATGTCTGCAGAGGGCGGCTGTGACCCCCAGGCGCCGGCGGCTGCTCCCTGCACCCGGCGCACGGGGCGGCGCGGGGATGTGCCGGGGGACTGCTGCCCCCCGGATCCGGAGCAGGATGGGTGGCAGACTCCCCGCTTGCCAGGTACATCCCCTCTTTGCGGTGATGCTCAGGAACTCTGGAAACATGAGACCCCGGAGCACATGCGGCCAGGAAAGCCTGTTTGCTCTCAGAACCTGCTTTTTGACATGGGGGACAGCCTGGAATGTGGCACAAAAGATACCCAGGAGCATGGGATGCCATCGGGGCAAGGCCAGCCTCCGGAGCTGCTGCCAGACAATGACATCTCAGCTGGCCTGGCCTGGGAGTCGTCCCCCAAAGTCAGCTACGTGAGCAGCGAGAAGCTGCGGGAAATCTTGCAAGAGCTGAGCCTGGATGGCAAAACCTACAGCCCGGCCTTATCCGGGGGACCCCCACGTGCCAGCCAGGGACCCCACGGTGAGCAGGGAGGAACCTGGGGAGCCCAGGAGGGCTACCCAGGCTTCCACACGCCCCTCAGCCCCTACCTGGCCAGACGGCGGCGGAGGATCCCTCTGCCTGCCACCTCCACCTGCGTCCCTGGGCATATGTCCCCTCATGCCGGCCGTGGGGTGAAGGAGGCAGGCGCCTGGGGCCATGGGGAGTTGGCACGTATctccctggggagggaaggggagacagCTGGTGGAGGGCTCCTTCACCCACCAGCACCGTCCCCTCCCGCTGTCCCTGGCGAGGTCTGCCCCCAGCCCGAGGGATGGCCAGGACGGCCGGAGTCCAAGGGTGCTTCCCCATGCCTCCCGGGGGAGCACCGGCCACGGGGTGCCCTGAGGGGACCCACTGAGCCCTCCCTGCGCTCGCTGTACTACTACCCGGACTCtgactccagcagcagcagctccgagGAAATGTTCCACGGCTGCCACCGGCCCTGCTGTGAGGTCTGCTTCCAGAGCCCACATGGCTCCCTGGGCAGCAGTAGCACAGACACAGACACGGACACGGACACAGAGCCCAGCAGGGGCATGGGCCACTGGACAGAGCACCACAGCGGGCTCCAACCTGTGGTGAACTTCAAAGAAGATCTGAAGCCCACCTTTGTGTGA